In Vicia villosa cultivar HV-30 ecotype Madison, WI unplaced genomic scaffold, Vvil1.0 ctg.000067F_1_1_2_unsc, whole genome shotgun sequence, a single window of DNA contains:
- the LOC131623436 gene encoding protein FAR1-RELATED SEQUENCE 5-like has protein sequence MDGGDVIGHGVMQVNSEAHDGIFHENGRVNDDGELDFVSDGCLDNVEYDNRVVGEDSEFEEVEYYDEDAEEDNEFYGCEYDDEDGDDDGELDGDDYDDEIGSGYVSGHEYWNTDSNGGGISGEGSEWGSDRLNESISSDQLPDESFVVDEFDDIANMDMFNLQCDDVSKLQFGSLEIAYTWYCWFAKMNGFAVRKGQVIKKKSGDVTQQTFLCNLAGFRQNKVDNRKRGPRHETRCGCEAKFRVHIDIISHRWYVTVFTFEHNHAMLKEKHCRLLAGNRKLSKSDKMQIKNFGNVGIKVTQMIGSFANAAGGCDKVGFLKKDVHNQIARQRKEMSSDAKGAVRYLIDLRVIDPLMLVAHTVGADGTLQNLFWSDGESQKNYELFGDVLAFDATYKKNKYRCPFVVFSGVNHHNQTIIFATAIVSNEVEGTYVWLLEQFLVAMKGKTPLSVITDGDVAMRNAIRKVFPNSYHRLCAWHLLRNAISNISNPNFIPVFKKLMLGDHDVWKFESLWNEMLDRFGLEDNNWINELYQKRKMWATAHIRGNFFAGIRTTSRCEAFHSHMGQFVHSRMNMTDFVKQFHRCVAYFRFREVQADFESQYGQAVLHTNLRALERSASKHWTKEIFEMVRSVMKKVTLTSVLDIQDMASVTIYAVTKYRDEGHGWRVSHCPSNNDFRCSCLRMESIGIPCEHIVAVMVYLNIVEFPENLVLNRWSLYAKESISGSYEDGSHYWDSHLVARHATLVNLSKEVADLSYMDVDDYKKYLEYLTNELCRLKSKYNNEDVPDNIHVEEELVNILNPSCSRSKGCGPGTVGTSERPRRTQTCGICGAAGHNRRCCPTLGADGEPPADSSLQSASVRLSNDYGFSV, from the exons ATGGATGGTGGTGACGTTATTGGCCATGGAGTAATGCAAGTTAACTCT gaaGCACACGATGGGATTTTTCATGAGAATGGTCGTGTTAACGATGACGGTGAACTGGATTTTGTTAGTGATGGATGCTTGGATAATGTTGAATATGACAACAGAGTTGTTggtgaagattctgagtttgaaGAAGTTGAATACTATGATGAAGATGCGGAAGAAGATAATGAATTTTACGGATGTGAATACGAtgatgaagatggagatgatgatggcGAATTAGATGGTGATGATTATGATGACGAGATAGGTTCCGGTTATGTTAGTGGACACGAATATTGGAATACAGATTCAAACGGCGGTGGAATTTCTGGGGAAGGATCGGAATGGGGTTCGGACAGATTGAATGAATCGATATCTTCAGATCAACTTCCAGACGAATCATTTGTTGTTGACGAGTTTGACGATATTGCAAATATGGACATGTTTAACTTGCAATGTGATGATGTTTCGAAGCTGCAATTTGGAAGTCTGGAAATAGCTTACACATGGTACTGTTGGTTTGCAAAGATGAACGGTTTTGCAGTCCGTAAAGGtcaagttattaaaaaaaagagtGGAGATGTTACTCAACAAACATTTCTTTGTAACCTTGCAGGATTTAGGCAAAACAAAGTAGATAATCGCAAACGTGGTCCGAGGCACGAAACCCGGTGTGGATGTGAAGCAAAATTTCGGGTTCATATTGATATAATTTCACACCGTTGGTATGTCACAGTTTTTACCTTTGAGCACAATCATGCAATGTTAAAGGAGAAGCACTGCAGGCTGTTGGCAGGTAATAGGAAGCTTAGTAAGTCAGATAAGATGCAAATTAAGAATTTTGGGAATGTCGGAATCAAAGTAACTCAAATGATTGGTTCATTCGCTAATGCTGCCGGGGGGTGTGATAAGGTAGGATTTTTGAAGAAGGATGTACATAATCAAATTGCAAGACAAAGGAAAGAGATGTCTTCTGATGCTAAAGGTGCTGTCAGGTATCTTATTGATCTTCGTGTAATAGATCCATTGATGCTTGTTGCACACACGGTGGGTGCGGATGGAACGTTGCAAAACCTATTTTGGAGCGACGGTGAGAGTCAAAAGAATTATGAACTGTTTGGTGATGTGCTTGCTTTTGATGCTACCTACAAGAAAAATAAGTACAGGTGCCCATTTGTTGTTTTTTCTGGTGTTAATCACCATAACCAGACGATTATATTTGCTACTGCCATAGTTTCAAATGAGGTTGAAGGGACATATGTATGGTTGCTGGAGCAGTTTTTGGTTGCAATGAAAGGTAAGACACCTTTATCTGTAATAACAGACGGTGATGTTGCTATGAGAAATGCAATCAGGAAAGTCTTTCCCAACAGTTACCACAGGTTATGTGCATGGCATCTCCTacgaaatgcaatttccaacattagCAATCCCAATTTCATCCctgttttcaaaaaattaatgCTTGGTGATCACGATGTTTGGAAATTTGAGAGTCTGTGGAATGAAATGTTAGATAGGTTTGGGTTAGAAGATAATAATTGGATCAATGAATTGTACCAGAAAAGGAAGATGTGGGCAACAGCTCATATTAGGGGAAATTTCTTTGCAGGAATAAGAACGACATCGCGGTGCGAAGCATTTCATAGTCATATGGGACAGTTTGTACACTCGAGGATGAATATGACTGATTTTGTTAAGCAGTTCCATAGGTGTGTGGCATATTTTCGATTTAGAGAGGTTCAAGCTGATTTTGAATCCCAATATGGACAGGCAGTGTTGCATACCAATCTTAGGGCGCTTGAGAGGTCAGCATCAAAGCACTGGACAAAAGAGATATTTGAAATGGTACGATCTGTTATGAAAAAGGTAACCTTAACATCTGTATTAGATATTCAAGATATGGCATCAGTTACCATTTATGCGGTGACAAAATACAGAGACGAAGGGCATGGATGGCGTGTTTCCCACTGTCCATCGAATAACGATTTCAGATGCTCGTGTCTTAGAATGGAATCCATTGGGATTCCTTGTGAGCACATTGTTGCTGTGATGGTTTATCTTAATATTGTAGAATTTCCTGAGAATCTTGTGTTGAATCGTTGGTCATTATATGCGAAGGAGTCTATTAGTGGAAGTTATGAAGATGGTTCCCACTACTGGGATTCACATTTGGTTGCTAGACACGCTACTTTGGTGAATCTTAGTAAGGAGGTCGCTGACTTGTCATATATGGATGTTGATGAttacaaaaaatatttagaatatcTGACTAATGAACTTTGTAGGCTTAAATCGAAGTACAACAATGAAGATGTTCCAGA